A single genomic interval of Candidatus Caldatribacterium sp. harbors:
- the thiE gene encoding thiamine phosphate synthase: protein MKRDFSLYVITDRRIQKRKNLEVVEEAIAGGASVIQLREKDLSTREFLEEALLLRECTRRHGVLFIVNDRVDIALASGADGVHLGPEDMPLSYARRIAPHLIIGYSCDTKEEAQKAERLGADYLGVGTVFPTTTKKDAGPPIGLERLREIKSSVKIPVVAIGGITLDNVEDVLATGVDGVAVVSAIVGAPSVREAASLFREKIDRFRRKNYGNS from the coding sequence GTGAAGAGGGATTTCTCGCTGTACGTCATTACCGATCGGAGGATTCAAAAGAGAAAGAATCTCGAGGTGGTGGAGGAGGCCATTGCGGGTGGTGCCTCAGTCATTCAACTCCGGGAAAAGGACCTCTCAACCCGGGAATTCCTCGAGGAAGCCCTTCTCCTTCGGGAGTGCACGAGACGCCATGGAGTGCTCTTTATCGTGAACGATCGAGTGGACATAGCGCTTGCCAGTGGCGCTGACGGGGTGCATCTTGGTCCAGAGGATATGCCTCTTTCTTACGCCCGGCGTATCGCTCCTCACCTCATCATAGGGTACTCGTGCGATACAAAGGAAGAAGCCCAAAAAGCGGAACGCCTGGGAGCTGATTACCTTGGGGTAGGAACGGTTTTTCCCACAACGACGAAAAAGGATGCCGGTCCTCCGATTGGACTTGAGCGACTCCGGGAAATTAAGTCCTCAGTGAAGATTCCTGTTGTAGCCATTGGAGGTATTACCCTTGACAACGTGGAGGATGTGCTTGCAACGGGCGTTGACGGAGTGGCGGTGGTATCGGCCATTGTAGGGGCGCCTTCGGTGAGGGAAGCGGCATCCCTTTTCCGAGAGAAAATCGACAGGTTCCGGAGGAAAAATTATGGAAATTCGTGA